The following are encoded together in the Gilvimarinus sp. DA14 genome:
- the glyQ gene encoding glycine--tRNA ligase subunit alpha has protein sequence MSDRPKADVSTFQGLILALQEYWARQGCVILQPLDMEVGAGTFHPATFLRAIGPETWNSAYVQPCRRPTDGRYGENPNRLQHYYQFQVVLKPSPDNIQELYLGSLRELGIDTSIHDIRFVEDNWESPTLGAWGLGWEVWLNGMEVTQFTYFQQVGGLECYPVTGEITYGLERIAMYLQGVDSIFDLVWTISPTGDKVTYGDVFHQNEVEMSHYNFEQADVDFLFQTFDVCERESQRLVEANLPLPAYEMVMKASHAFNLLDARHAISVTERQRFILRVRTLARAVAQAYFDTRKSLGFPLAEESLRQEVLAAEEQ, from the coding sequence GTGTCTGATAGACCCAAAGCCGATGTAAGCACGTTTCAAGGGCTGATTCTTGCCCTGCAGGAATATTGGGCCCGCCAGGGCTGCGTGATTCTGCAACCACTGGATATGGAAGTGGGCGCGGGCACCTTTCACCCTGCTACCTTCCTGCGCGCCATCGGCCCCGAGACCTGGAACAGCGCTTACGTGCAACCATGCCGCCGACCCACCGACGGTCGCTATGGCGAAAACCCCAATCGCCTGCAGCACTACTATCAGTTTCAAGTGGTATTAAAACCCTCGCCGGACAATATCCAGGAGCTGTATCTGGGCTCGCTGCGCGAGCTGGGTATCGACACCAGTATTCATGACATCCGTTTTGTGGAAGACAACTGGGAGTCCCCCACCCTCGGCGCCTGGGGCTTGGGCTGGGAGGTCTGGTTAAACGGCATGGAAGTCACTCAATTTACCTACTTTCAGCAAGTGGGTGGGCTTGAATGCTACCCGGTGACGGGTGAGATCACCTACGGGCTTGAGCGTATCGCCATGTACCTGCAAGGTGTGGACTCTATTTTCGATTTGGTCTGGACCATCAGCCCCACCGGCGACAAAGTCACCTACGGCGATGTCTTTCACCAGAACGAAGTGGAAATGTCCCATTACAACTTTGAACAGGCGGATGTGGATTTTCTGTTTCAGACCTTTGATGTCTGTGAACGCGAAAGCCAGCGCCTGGTCGAGGCCAATCTGCCTCTGCCCGCCTATGAAATGGTGATGAAGGCCTCCCACGCGTTTAACCTATTGGATGCCCGCCACGCCATCTCGGTGACCGAGCGCCAGCGCTTTATTCTGCGTGTGCGCACCCTGGCCCGCGCCGTGGCCCAGGCCTATTTTGATACCCGTAAATCTCTGGGCTTCCCTCTGGCCGAGGAATCGCTGCGCCAGGAAGTTTTAGCCGCGGAGGAGCAATAA